One part of the Gossypium raimondii isolate GPD5lz chromosome 1, ASM2569854v1, whole genome shotgun sequence genome encodes these proteins:
- the LOC105786152 gene encoding WAT1-related protein At4g08300, translating into MGGQTPCAALRNMLNKFKPYLSMVSLQFGYAGMYIISMVSLKHGMSNFILATYRHVAATIVIAPFAFLLERKIRPKMTLPIFLRIVILGFLEPVLDQNLYFLGMKYTSATYASAFLNIVPAVTFIMAMIFRLEKINVKKIRSVAKIIGTAITVMGAMVMTLYKGPIIDFVKSGGAIHHGTTAESADKHRVTGTIMLLGSVFCWSSFFILQSFTLKKYPAELSLTAWICFMGMLEGAGVSLVMVRDLSAWKIGWDSRLLAATYSGIVCSGITYYVQGVVIRERGPVFVTSFSPLCMIITAALGAIILAEKLHLGSILGAIIIVLGLYTVVWGKSKDGKNTETDDKSNGLQELPVKNNAKAISVDVGIDGSDKIVNIPTSKNPF; encoded by the exons ATGGGAGGCCAAACGCCATGCGCAGCTTTGAGGAACATGTTGAACAAATTTAAACCATACCTGTCAATGGTGTCTCTGCAGTTTGGATATGCAGGGATGTACATAATCTCCATGGTTTCTTTGAAGCATGGCATGAGCAATTTCATCCTTGCTACTTATCGTCATGTTGCTGCCACCATTGTCATTGCACCCTTTGCTTTTCTTCTTGAAAG GAAAATAAGGCCAAAGATGACCCTCCCTATCTTCCTCAGGATTGTCATTCTCGGTTTCCTCGA GCCAGTGCTTGACCAGAATTTATACTTTTTGGGAATGAAGTACACATCAGCAACATATGCGTCGGCTTTCCTTAACATAGTTCCTGCCGTTACCTTCATAATGGCAATGATTTTTAG GTTAGAGAAAATCAACGTGAAGAAGATACGAAGTGTGGCAAAGATTATTGGAACTGCAATCACAGTCATGGGAGCAATGGTGATGACTTTGTACAAAGGTCCCATTATTGACTTTGTCAAGTCCGGAGGAGCTATACACCATGGAACTACCGCTGAATCTGCAGATAAACACCGGGTTACCGGAACAATAATGCTTCTTGGAAGCGTCTTTTGCTGGTCAAGCTTCTTTATTTTGCAA TCCTTCACATTGAAGAAGTACCCGGCTGAACTCTCTCTTACAGCTTGGATATGTTTCATGGGAATGTTAGAAGGTGCAGGAGTGTCCCTGGTTATGGTCCGTGACCTTAGTGCCTGGAAAATAGGCTGGGACTCAAGGCTTCTTGCTGCAACTTACTCT GGAATAGTGTGCTCTGGAATCACGTATTACGTGCAAGGAGTCGTGATCCGGGAACGAGGACCGGTATTTGTAACATCTTTTAGTCCTCTATGTATGATCATCACTGCTGCACTAGGGGCCATTATTTTAGCAGAAAAACTCCACCTTGGAAG CATACTTGGAGCCATTATTATAGTCTTAGGGCTTTACACTGTGGTGTGGGGTAAAAGCAAAGATGGGAAAAACACAGAAACTGATGACAAAAGCAATGGCCTGCAAGAATTGCCAGTTAAAAACAATGCTAAAGCAATCAGTGTTGATGTGGGCATTGATGGATCTGACAAAATTGTTAATATTCCAACTTCAAAGAACCCTTTTTAG